The Phaeacidiphilus oryzae TH49 region CGTACCGCACGGCCTGCCAGGCGGTGGGCAGCACGTCGGAGAGGAAGACATAGCGGTCGTCCGGGGGGCCCTCCGGGACGTGGATCGGCAGGCTGTCGCCGAAGGGGACCCGCAGATACTCGGCCTGCCCGCCCGGCACCTGCCCGTAGAGCTTGGTGTAGCCGAAGAGGGAGGCCCCGCTGCCGTACTCGTGCACCTGGGTGGTCTCGCACTGGGACTGCAGGCCCTGGGTGCACATCGGGCAGCTGTTGCAGGAGACGTTGAAGGGCACCACCACCCGGTCGCCCACCTTCGCCTCGGTCACCTCGGAACCGGTCTCGACGATGGTGCCCATCGGCTCGTGGCCGAGGATGTCGCCGGGGTCGAGGAAGGGCCCGAGCACCTCGTAGAGATGCAGGTCGGAGCCGCACAGGCCGGTGCTGCTGATCTCCACGACGACGTCGGTCGGCTGCTCGATTCGGGGATCGGGGACCTCCTCGACGCGGACGTCCCGCTTCCCCTGCCAGGTGAGAGCTTTCATGGCGGCACCTCGACTCCCTCTGCCGCGCGGTCGCCACCGCGCGTTCGCTACTGCACGGTCCGTATGCGAGGCGCGTGTCCCCGCCCGCGCACTCCGAAACGCCCCCGCATGCGCGGCGGCGAATCGGCTAGACGCCCTGAACGGGACCTTCGGTGCAGCGCCGGGGCCGAGGAGAGACGGGAAAGGGGTCCGCGATGGTGATGATCGAGAAGTCCGTGGAGCTGGACGCGCCACTGGGGCCGGTCCATGACCAGCTGACCCGCTTCCGGCGGCTCCCGGATTTCGCGCCCGACCTCCTGTCGGTGGAGAGCCGGGGGGAGGACGGCGTCCGCGCGGTCATCCGCACGCCGGACGGCGGGAAGCGGTCCCTGGACCTCGAATTCGACGACCGCAGCCCGGGGGAGCGGCTCGCCTGGCACTGCCGGCAGTCGCCCCGGCACACCGGTGAACTCCTCTTCCAGCGGCTCGACGGCGACCGCACCGCGATCCGGCTGCGGCTGGACGTGGACCTGCTGGGCGACGGTGCCGTCGACCCTGCCGCCGAGTCCTCGGCCGAAGGCACCAGGTCGCTGATCGACTCCAGGGCCGGCGAGGCACTGGACCGGATCGGCAGGGCGATCAGGACCGGCGGCTCCCCTCCGGAGCGGGACGAGGACGAGGCGCTGGCGAGCGCCGACCCGCTGCCCCCGCCGCCGCTCGGCCCCAGCGAGGCCGCCGCCCCCTCGGCCGGCGCCCCTCGCCCGGAGCGGGGCGTGCCGAGCCGCTCCCGCGGCCCCGGCGCCCAGGCCACCCCGGAACTCGACCACGACGGCGCCGGCCCCGGGACCGACCCCCGCAGGGGCCGTACCGCGCTGGTCACGGGGGCCTCGCGGGGACTGGGGCTGCTGATCGCCCGCGAACTCGGCCGCCGCGGCCACCGGCTGCTGATCTGCGCCCGGGACGCCGACGAACTCGCCAGGGCCAGCGAGCAGTTGGGCGCCGAGGGCATCCAGGTCCGGGCGCTGGCCTGCGACCTCACCGACGCCGACACGGCCGGCCGCCTGGTCGAGGCGGCCCAGGAGTACTTCGGCGGGCTGGACGTCCTGGTCAACAACGCCGGCGAGATCGAGGTCGGCCCGCTGGACGCGCTCAGCGAGGACTCCTTCCGGGAGGCCATGGAGCTGATGTTCCACGCCCCGCTGCGGCTGATCCTGGCGGCACTGCCGCTGCTGCGGGAGAGCGAGCGGGGGGCCATCGCCGACATCACGTCGCTCGGCGGCCGGATCGCGCCGCCGCACCTCCTCCCGTACGCCTGCGCCAAGTTCGCGGCGACCGGCCTCTCCGAGGGCCTGCGGGCCGAGCTCGCCTCCTCCGGGGTGCGGGTGACCACCGTGCTGCCGGGGCTGATGCGCACCGGCTCGCATCTGGCGGCCCGCTTCGCGGGCCAGGCGCCCCGGGAGTACGCCTGGTTCGCGGCGGCGGCCGGGCTCCCGGTGCTCTCGATGGACGCCGAGCGGGCGGCCGCGGCGATCGTCCGCGCCATCGAGCGCGGCCGCACCGAACTGGTCCTCACCCCCGCGGCGAAGGTGGCGGTACGCCTCCACGGC contains the following coding sequences:
- a CDS encoding SDR family NAD(P)-dependent oxidoreductase; the protein is MVMIEKSVELDAPLGPVHDQLTRFRRLPDFAPDLLSVESRGEDGVRAVIRTPDGGKRSLDLEFDDRSPGERLAWHCRQSPRHTGELLFQRLDGDRTAIRLRLDVDLLGDGAVDPAAESSAEGTRSLIDSRAGEALDRIGRAIRTGGSPPERDEDEALASADPLPPPPLGPSEAAAPSAGAPRPERGVPSRSRGPGAQATPELDHDGAGPGTDPRRGRTALVTGASRGLGLLIARELGRRGHRLLICARDADELARASEQLGAEGIQVRALACDLTDADTAGRLVEAAQEYFGGLDVLVNNAGEIEVGPLDALSEDSFREAMELMFHAPLRLILAALPLLRESERGAIADITSLGGRIAPPHLLPYACAKFAATGLSEGLRAELASSGVRVTTVLPGLMRTGSHLAARFAGQAPREYAWFAAAAGLPVLSMDAERAAAAIVRAIERGRTELVLTPAAKVAVRLHGVAPATTVRLLGLVARALPDAPEDGGRAAAGGAAESVSGAVAARRLGSALLRRITASADRAARRNNQPVAPRDGRSGARA